Proteins encoded in a region of the Myxococcales bacterium genome:
- a CDS encoding putative metal-binding motif-containing protein: protein MKRSTRKLVSYSALALGMSVMACGGDDGTSSSGGGGSGAVGATGGKGGTGGTGVGGVGNTGGGGTGNTGGGGTGNTGGGGTGGIAGGGGVAGGTGGGGTGGSTGTDADGDGYDSTKDCDDNNKDINPGATEVCNGVDDNCDTQIDEGVTSTFYVDADSDAYGLDNAATNKSGCAAPTGYTATKGDCDDADGAVYPGNTEVCDGKDNDCANGVDDGVTKNDYYNDTDGDGYGAGTATKACTPPASTWVTQGGDCNDADKAIFPGNTEICDGKDNDCNAATPDPGTQTWYQDSDGDSFGSSTVTKSACAQPTGYIAVGGDCNDADKTINPNAIELCDGKDNNCINGIDEGPTATWPDKDGDGFGDVAGTVSYLCAIPAGRAGNNTDCDDTNKAINPNATEIPGNKIDENCDGKDTAAGTQCGVDGYGASVLPYTLNQTLTNTENTAGNPAGATYFWDDTEVSTAAGQTMTMMYGRRGSSTIQPRFYTRPNSCTTGTITTYPYNEGNNHGNYKARRVISPTAAGYYYNILTTDVAGQTGDYVFNAYPGDLGGSCGTSTYTVWPLGWHMGATVSAGETWAAGTSPAPTGFQGEDVEFWGVTGTQYTILQGATPFADRVYVSKAGACATSLGVSAASSGVVNGGARLKYTPTSTGIYTAWGTATTAGQVGAISMNVVPGNVGGTCLSGAGPQGGTGDDLAIYPFNGTFNESLAIGDRAGDFAQRFTDDFETWMEAGDHVVVTVTRTGASTFTPYAALTSSSACLTQLAYSPQGSGAVATVTYTATAAGMYTLLVSSRQTNASFPYTVNMVLTP from the coding sequence ATGAAACGCTCGACTCGAAAATTGGTTTCCTACTCGGCGCTCGCGCTCGGCATGTCGGTGATGGCGTGTGGTGGTGACGACGGCACGAGCAGCTCCGGCGGCGGAGGCTCCGGCGCGGTCGGAGCAACCGGCGGCAAGGGCGGTACTGGCGGCACGGGCGTCGGCGGCGTGGGCAACACCGGCGGCGGCGGCACCGGCAACACCGGCGGCGGCGGCACCGGCAACACCGGCGGCGGCGGCACCGGCGGCATTGCGGGCGGCGGCGGCGTGGCGGGCGGAACCGGCGGCGGCGGAACCGGCGGCAGCACGGGCACGGACGCCGACGGCGACGGCTACGACTCGACGAAGGACTGCGACGACAACAACAAGGACATCAATCCAGGCGCGACCGAGGTCTGCAACGGCGTCGACGACAACTGCGACACGCAGATCGACGAAGGCGTGACCAGCACGTTCTACGTGGACGCTGACAGCGACGCCTACGGCCTCGACAATGCGGCGACCAACAAGTCCGGCTGCGCCGCACCGACGGGTTACACCGCCACCAAGGGCGACTGTGACGACGCGGACGGCGCCGTTTACCCGGGCAACACCGAGGTCTGCGACGGCAAGGACAACGACTGCGCCAACGGCGTCGACGACGGCGTCACCAAGAACGACTACTACAACGACACGGACGGTGACGGGTATGGCGCGGGAACCGCAACCAAAGCCTGCACGCCTCCGGCGTCGACCTGGGTCACCCAGGGTGGCGACTGCAACGACGCCGACAAGGCCATTTTCCCCGGCAACACGGAGATCTGCGACGGCAAGGACAACGACTGCAACGCCGCCACCCCCGACCCCGGCACCCAGACCTGGTACCAGGACTCCGATGGCGACAGCTTCGGCTCGAGCACTGTAACCAAGAGCGCGTGCGCGCAGCCGACCGGCTACATCGCCGTCGGTGGTGACTGCAACGACGCCGACAAGACCATCAATCCGAACGCGATTGAGCTGTGCGACGGCAAGGACAACAACTGCATCAATGGCATCGACGAAGGTCCCACCGCGACCTGGCCGGACAAGGACGGCGACGGGTTCGGTGATGTGGCTGGCACGGTCTCGTACTTGTGCGCGATACCGGCTGGGCGCGCGGGCAACAACACGGACTGCGACGACACCAACAAGGCCATCAACCCGAACGCAACCGAGATCCCGGGCAATAAGATCGACGAGAACTGCGACGGCAAGGACACCGCCGCCGGCACACAGTGCGGTGTGGACGGTTACGGCGCTTCTGTCCTGCCGTACACGCTGAACCAGACGCTCACGAACACCGAGAACACCGCGGGCAACCCGGCTGGTGCCACCTACTTCTGGGACGACACCGAGGTCTCGACCGCAGCGGGCCAGACCATGACGATGATGTACGGGCGCCGCGGCAGCTCGACGATCCAGCCGCGCTTCTACACCCGGCCGAACAGCTGCACGACGGGCACGATTACTACGTACCCGTACAACGAGGGCAACAACCACGGGAATTACAAGGCCCGCCGGGTGATCTCGCCGACCGCTGCCGGGTACTACTACAACATCCTCACCACTGACGTCGCAGGCCAGACTGGCGACTACGTCTTCAACGCCTACCCGGGCGACCTAGGCGGAAGTTGCGGTACCTCCACGTACACCGTGTGGCCGCTCGGCTGGCACATGGGCGCGACCGTATCGGCCGGAGAGACCTGGGCAGCGGGCACTTCCCCGGCGCCCACCGGCTTCCAGGGCGAGGACGTCGAGTTCTGGGGCGTGACTGGCACTCAGTACACCATCCTCCAGGGCGCAACGCCGTTCGCTGACCGGGTGTACGTGTCGAAGGCCGGCGCTTGCGCCACCTCCCTCGGCGTCTCGGCAGCGAGCTCCGGCGTGGTCAACGGCGGCGCACGGCTGAAGTACACCCCCACTTCCACGGGCATCTACACGGCCTGGGGAACTGCGACGACAGCAGGACAGGTCGGGGCGATCTCGATGAACGTCGTGCCGGGCAACGTCGGCGGCACATGTCTGTCGGGCGCCGGCCCGCAGGGTGGAACGGGCGACGACCTGGCCATCTATCCGTTCAACGGGACGTTCAACGAGTCTCTGGCCATCGGCGACCGTGCGGGTGACTTCGCCCAGCGTTTCACCGACGACTTCGAGACCTGGATGGAGGCGGGTGACCACGTGGTCGTCACCGTGACCCGAACCGGGGCATCGACGTTCACGCCGTACGCGGCGCTCACATCGAGCTCCGCATGCCTCACTCAGCTAGCCTATTCGCCGCAGGGCAGCGGCGCGGTCGCAACGGTCACCTACACCGCGACGGCAGCGGGTATGTACACACTGCTCGTCTCGTCGAGGCAGACCAACGCCTCGTTCCCGTACACCGTCAACATGGTGCTCACTCCCTGA
- a CDS encoding DUF4388 domain-containing protein, translating into MKDARSELVRIDASGTAHPIGVTASQRMRAREGAFRLLPSPRHVVLMRLTGEDGKRDGEDGAIVRLAGEITASGDVTDVLAMVAQANWRGELVVLDTEYTRSMFFEQGNIVGVQTTCDEERLGSVLYRFGAITAEQRATIVARMNEGARFGEAASQAGLVSSEKLYTYMGKQIEEVVFATLTVGDGTFFFLDGFDASRLMSQHMVSAGALLMDAVTRIDEMNYFKQKIPTTDYVPVKLDNPTPPNEELKDTLAAVDGRRSVEEIGRKTGKGEFVTAKQVYSLVQSKHVVMHPPRAEGGPAGLVSAANSALLVIHRSADRAGKGAALRESLASFAVGAGVYDILFRGAGPDQEGVLEPKAVAENSVLVASGSDPENMLKQMLHEYVSFALFSAGTALGSEKENELKREVGTVLGKLRPQG; encoded by the coding sequence ATGAAGGACGCCCGGTCCGAGCTCGTGCGCATCGATGCCTCCGGCACGGCGCACCCCATCGGCGTCACCGCCAGCCAGCGCATGCGTGCGCGCGAGGGGGCATTCCGACTGCTCCCGTCGCCGCGCCACGTGGTGCTCATGCGGCTCACGGGGGAGGACGGAAAACGGGATGGCGAAGACGGCGCCATCGTGCGTTTGGCCGGTGAGATCACGGCCTCCGGTGACGTAACCGATGTGCTGGCCATGGTCGCGCAGGCGAACTGGCGCGGGGAGCTCGTCGTGCTCGACACCGAATACACCCGCTCCATGTTCTTCGAGCAAGGCAACATCGTCGGAGTGCAGACGACCTGCGATGAAGAGCGCCTCGGCAGTGTGCTCTACCGCTTCGGGGCGATCACCGCTGAACAGCGTGCGACGATTGTCGCGCGCATGAACGAGGGCGCCCGCTTCGGCGAGGCCGCCTCGCAGGCGGGCCTCGTCAGCAGCGAAAAGCTGTACACCTACATGGGGAAACAGATCGAAGAGGTCGTGTTCGCGACCTTGACGGTGGGCGACGGCACCTTCTTTTTCCTGGATGGGTTCGACGCCTCGAGGCTGATGTCCCAGCACATGGTGAGCGCCGGCGCGCTGCTCATGGATGCGGTGACCCGCATCGACGAGATGAACTATTTCAAGCAGAAGATCCCCACTACGGACTACGTACCGGTGAAGCTCGACAACCCAACGCCGCCGAACGAGGAACTGAAGGACACGCTGGCCGCGGTCGACGGCCGGCGCAGCGTCGAGGAGATCGGCCGCAAGACCGGCAAGGGTGAGTTCGTCACCGCCAAGCAGGTCTACTCGCTCGTGCAGAGCAAACACGTCGTGATGCACCCGCCGCGCGCGGAGGGTGGGCCCGCCGGCCTGGTCTCCGCGGCCAACAGTGCCTTGCTCGTCATCCACCGCTCCGCGGACCGCGCCGGCAAGGGCGCGGCGCTGCGGGAGAGCCTCGCCTCCTTCGCGGTCGGCGCGGGGGTCTACGACATCTTGTTCCGAGGGGCCGGTCCGGATCAGGAAGGCGTGCTCGAGCCGAAGGCCGTGGCGGAGAACTCGGTCCTGGTCGCGTCCGGGTCCGACCCCGAGAACATGCTCAAGCAGATGCTCCACGAGTACGTCAGCTTCGCGCTGTTCAGCGCCGGAACGGCCCTCGGAAGCGAGAAGGAAAACGAGCTCAAGAGAGAGGTCGGGACGGTCCTCGGGAAGCTGCGGCCTCAGGGCTGA
- the dnaE gene encoding DNA polymerase III subunit alpha yields the protein MPAEFVHLHVHTQFSFLVSTVKVDGLVKQSAALGMSAVALTDHANMFGAIRHYTKCRAAGILPILGAELNVVRPDGKGVVDHLVVLARNNEGYANLVRLVSRSHVASASDWAPSVALPDVAGLSKGLIGLSGCLGGVAAQRVLEQGPEHGEKVLLELRDAFEPGMCFVELQDHGFPEQRVVNRVLVEAASALDLPVVASNDVHFLEKADGEAQLYLDCIRQNRVVAQERAGHHGSFEMYLKSAEEMAETFRELPQAISNSVRIAEMCGDVSLKLGEAMLPKFPVPEGFDLDGYFRHVSREGLEARFAQFRGAGRSIVEASYRERLELELEVITSMKYPGYFLIVWDFIREAKARGIPVGPGRGSGAGSIVAYALGITEIDPIPYNLLFERFLNPERVSMPDFDVDFCMARRDEVIAYVAEKYGKASVGQIATYQNLKARSVIKDVARAMGIPAQDAQRIASLVPDLGQGKTATIEQALEMEPKLRQMAEGDPQILELLTQGKKLEGLTRHAGMHAAGVVISDGPLEDHVPCFLSDSSIVTQYDKDDVEAAGLVKFDFLGLKTLTVIAIAERLVNARPDRAGNPLSLGLVPLDDRETYQLVSSGDTTGVFQLESSGMQNQILRPLKPDCFEDIIAAVALYRPGPLGTGMIDDFIGGKHGRKPIRKLHVLVDEVLAPTYGVPVYQEQVMQIAQRLAGYSLGAADLLRRAMGKKKAEEMAKQEQAFLEGAKKNGVSDEQALAIFREVEGFASYGFNKSHSAAYALVTYQTAYLKAHYPTEFFAALLTADKDKIDKVVRTIAEARAWGVSVLPPDINASALDFTVVYQHPEGRGPARGPGKLRDRYGPQIRFGLGAVRGVGEAALETVFEARNAGGPFVDLFDFAARVDAKRLNKGVLESLVQCGAFDSALGPIGVTRGRAYAAIDRVLERSRSSSRDRERGQTTLFGMFDAASSKGGDGQAQTATDEYPTVIEWDRLELLRREKAALGCYVSGHPLLRYGNKLSRLGAISSVKVAAEAPWTMVSVAGMVEGWQEKIFKGGSGGKAAFFEIEDMFGRVKAKLRGDRIDTYAPILTAGEAVLVTGKVSFPMTDEASDEEKEPTLLVDSAEPLSDAVLKATRSLSIRLSAERTAKSQLEALRDLLRDSPGPCPVELVLELPGGAEAVMALDGTRVTPSDLVLSGLERMFGTTVAELR from the coding sequence ATGCCGGCCGAGTTCGTCCACCTGCACGTCCACACCCAGTTCTCCTTCCTGGTCAGCACCGTGAAGGTCGACGGGCTGGTCAAACAGAGCGCTGCGCTGGGCATGTCCGCGGTGGCCCTCACCGATCACGCCAACATGTTCGGGGCCATCCGCCACTACACGAAGTGTCGCGCCGCGGGCATCCTCCCCATCCTGGGTGCCGAGCTCAACGTCGTGCGCCCCGACGGCAAGGGGGTCGTCGACCACCTGGTCGTGCTGGCTCGCAACAACGAGGGGTACGCGAATCTGGTTCGGCTCGTCTCTCGCTCCCACGTCGCGTCTGCGTCGGATTGGGCACCGAGCGTCGCGCTGCCGGATGTGGCCGGGCTGTCGAAGGGGCTGATCGGTCTCTCGGGCTGCCTCGGCGGTGTGGCGGCGCAGCGTGTGCTCGAGCAAGGCCCGGAACACGGAGAGAAGGTCCTGCTCGAGCTCCGCGACGCATTCGAGCCCGGGATGTGTTTTGTCGAGCTGCAGGATCACGGGTTTCCGGAGCAGCGCGTCGTCAATCGGGTGCTGGTCGAGGCCGCCTCCGCGCTCGACTTGCCCGTCGTGGCCAGCAACGACGTGCATTTTCTGGAGAAGGCAGACGGCGAGGCCCAGCTCTACCTGGACTGCATTCGCCAGAACCGCGTCGTCGCCCAGGAGCGGGCCGGTCACCACGGCAGCTTCGAGATGTACCTCAAGAGCGCCGAGGAAATGGCGGAGACGTTCCGCGAGCTGCCGCAGGCGATCTCCAACAGCGTGCGCATCGCGGAGATGTGCGGTGACGTCTCGCTCAAGCTCGGCGAGGCGATGCTGCCGAAGTTCCCCGTGCCCGAGGGGTTCGATCTCGACGGCTATTTCCGGCACGTGTCCCGCGAGGGTCTCGAGGCGCGCTTCGCGCAATTTCGCGGCGCGGGCCGCAGCATCGTGGAGGCCTCGTATCGCGAACGCCTCGAGCTCGAGCTCGAGGTGATCACGAGCATGAAGTATCCCGGCTACTTCCTGATCGTCTGGGACTTCATCCGCGAGGCCAAGGCGCGAGGCATCCCGGTGGGGCCGGGGCGCGGCTCGGGCGCCGGTTCCATCGTGGCGTACGCGCTCGGCATCACCGAGATCGATCCCATCCCGTACAACCTGCTGTTCGAGCGCTTCTTGAACCCCGAGCGCGTCAGCATGCCGGACTTCGACGTCGACTTCTGCATGGCGCGCCGCGACGAGGTCATCGCCTACGTCGCGGAGAAGTATGGCAAGGCGAGCGTGGGTCAGATCGCGACCTATCAGAACCTGAAGGCGCGCAGTGTGATCAAGGACGTTGCCCGCGCCATGGGCATCCCGGCGCAGGACGCGCAGCGCATCGCGAGCCTGGTGCCGGATCTAGGGCAGGGCAAGACGGCGACCATCGAGCAGGCGCTGGAAATGGAGCCGAAGCTCCGGCAGATGGCCGAGGGCGATCCCCAGATTTTGGAGCTGTTGACCCAGGGCAAGAAGCTCGAAGGGTTGACGCGCCACGCCGGCATGCACGCTGCCGGTGTCGTGATCAGCGACGGGCCGCTCGAGGATCACGTGCCGTGTTTTCTCAGCGATTCGAGCATCGTCACCCAGTACGACAAGGACGACGTCGAGGCGGCGGGGCTGGTAAAGTTCGATTTTCTGGGGCTGAAGACGCTGACGGTGATCGCCATCGCCGAGCGCCTGGTCAACGCGCGGCCCGACCGCGCGGGCAACCCGCTGTCGCTCGGGCTGGTTCCACTCGACGACCGTGAGACCTATCAGCTGGTCTCGAGCGGAGACACCACGGGAGTGTTCCAGCTCGAGTCGAGCGGCATGCAGAACCAGATCTTGCGGCCGCTCAAGCCGGATTGTTTCGAAGACATCATCGCGGCCGTCGCCTTGTATCGCCCGGGACCGCTCGGTACCGGGATGATCGACGACTTCATCGGCGGCAAACACGGACGCAAACCCATCCGCAAACTTCACGTGCTGGTCGACGAGGTGCTCGCGCCCACCTACGGCGTGCCCGTCTATCAAGAGCAGGTCATGCAGATCGCCCAGCGCCTGGCCGGGTATTCGCTCGGAGCCGCCGATCTCTTGCGGCGGGCGATGGGCAAGAAGAAGGCCGAAGAGATGGCCAAACAGGAGCAGGCGTTCCTGGAGGGAGCCAAGAAGAACGGCGTGAGCGACGAGCAGGCGCTGGCGATCTTCCGCGAGGTCGAGGGGTTTGCGTCGTATGGCTTCAACAAGAGCCACTCGGCGGCCTACGCCCTGGTCACCTATCAGACGGCGTATCTCAAGGCGCACTATCCGACGGAGTTCTTCGCCGCGCTCTTGACCGCCGACAAGGACAAGATCGACAAGGTCGTGCGCACCATCGCCGAGGCGCGAGCCTGGGGTGTGAGCGTGCTGCCGCCCGACATCAACGCCAGCGCGCTCGACTTCACCGTCGTGTATCAGCACCCGGAAGGGCGCGGCCCCGCCCGGGGACCGGGCAAGCTTCGAGATCGCTACGGTCCGCAGATCCGCTTTGGACTCGGGGCCGTGCGCGGCGTCGGCGAGGCCGCGCTCGAGACCGTGTTCGAGGCCAGGAATGCCGGGGGTCCGTTCGTCGATCTGTTCGATTTTGCGGCACGCGTCGACGCAAAACGTCTCAACAAAGGCGTGCTCGAGTCGCTGGTGCAATGTGGCGCGTTCGACAGCGCACTCGGACCCATTGGTGTCACCCGCGGTCGTGCCTACGCTGCCATCGACCGCGTCCTCGAGCGCTCCCGCAGCTCGAGCCGTGACCGCGAGCGGGGCCAGACCACCCTGTTCGGCATGTTCGACGCGGCCAGCAGCAAGGGCGGGGATGGCCAGGCGCAGACGGCGACCGACGAGTACCCGACGGTGATCGAGTGGGATCGACTCGAGCTCTTGCGTCGCGAGAAGGCCGCGCTCGGGTGTTACGTCTCCGGCCACCCGCTCTTGCGCTACGGCAACAAACTCTCGCGGCTCGGCGCCATCTCCAGCGTGAAGGTCGCAGCGGAGGCCCCTTGGACCATGGTGTCCGTGGCCGGCATGGTCGAGGGCTGGCAGGAGAAGATCTTCAAGGGCGGCTCGGGCGGCAAGGCGGCGTTCTTCGAGATTGAGGACATGTTCGGCCGGGTGAAGGCCAAGCTGCGCGGGGATCGCATCGACACCTACGCGCCGATCCTCACCGCCGGCGAGGCGGTCCTGGTCACGGGCAAGGTGAGCTTTCCAATGACCGACGAGGCATCGGACGAGGAAAAAGAGCCAACACTCCTGGTCGACTCGGCGGAGCCCCTGTCCGACGCGGTGCTCAAGGCGACGCGCTCACTGTCGATTCGGCTGAGCGCGGAGCGCACGGCCAAGAGCCAGCTCGAGGCACTCCGTGATCTTCTGCGCGACTCGCCAGGGCCCTGTCCGGTCGAGCTCGTGCTCGAGCTGCCGGGCGGCGCCGAGGCGGTGATGGCCCTGGACGGCACGCGGGTCACTCCGAGTGATCTGGTCCTGTCGGGGCTCGAGCGCATGTTTGGCACCACCGTCGCCGAGCTGCGCTGA
- a CDS encoding OmpA family protein: MLRNSCLTLTFVGLAYLAGCTVTTHTAGEAQAGGQPPPPATTEPAPAPTPAPTADPAPAPKKSTATVNGDSVSIPGNIVFDTKKSTLKEGAGSEVVLEQLKVFLDENPQVTKLRIEGHTDNVGQQPDNEKLSGERALTIKKWLVDKGVPKERLIAVGFGQKKPIADNSKEEGRAQNRRTEFKIAELKGKPYLGMDPTAGAKVFDL, encoded by the coding sequence ATGTTGCGAAACAGTTGTTTGACACTGACGTTCGTGGGGCTGGCTTATCTCGCTGGTTGCACGGTGACCACCCACACCGCGGGAGAGGCGCAGGCTGGAGGCCAGCCCCCCCCGCCCGCAACAACCGAACCCGCGCCGGCTCCGACGCCCGCGCCGACCGCCGACCCGGCACCGGCGCCCAAGAAGAGCACCGCCACCGTCAACGGCGACAGCGTCTCGATTCCGGGCAACATCGTGTTCGACACCAAGAAGTCGACGCTCAAAGAGGGAGCGGGCAGCGAGGTCGTGCTCGAGCAGCTCAAGGTCTTCTTGGATGAAAATCCCCAGGTGACGAAGCTTCGCATCGAAGGTCACACCGACAACGTCGGGCAGCAGCCTGACAACGAGAAGCTGTCCGGCGAGCGCGCGCTGACCATCAAGAAGTGGCTGGTCGACAAGGGCGTCCCGAAGGAGCGCCTGATCGCCGTCGGGTTTGGTCAGAAGAAGCCCATCGCCGACAACAGCAAAGAAGAGGGCCGCGCTCAGAACCGGCGTACCGAGTTCAAGATCGCCGAGCTCAAGGGCAAACCCTACCTCGGCATGGATCCGACCGCCGGCGCCAAGGTTTTCGACCTCTGA
- a CDS encoding c-type cytochrome — MHRFAFIPLAALLSACSKSPSDIREWRPSDHDHTDKPNAAQADMTDGGRTSGTGFDEVALMAWRTNCVPCHGLVGRGDGPKGPAVKARNLADPEWQASVSDAQIAESIRNGKGQMPKLNLPESTVTQLVKVVRLLNPAQAAPVTDGGAPAAGDGGAARPSDAGKQPRAPGDAGETPPASPDAGKRP, encoded by the coding sequence ATGCACCGGTTCGCGTTCATTCCCCTCGCCGCACTGCTCAGCGCATGCAGCAAAAGCCCCTCCGACATCCGTGAGTGGCGGCCATCGGATCACGACCACACCGACAAGCCGAACGCCGCGCAGGCAGACATGACCGACGGCGGGCGGACCAGCGGGACCGGCTTCGACGAGGTCGCGTTGATGGCGTGGCGGACCAACTGTGTGCCCTGTCACGGCCTCGTCGGCCGCGGGGATGGCCCGAAGGGGCCGGCGGTCAAAGCCCGCAACCTGGCCGACCCCGAGTGGCAAGCGAGCGTCAGCGATGCACAGATCGCCGAGTCCATCCGCAACGGCAAGGGGCAGATGCCCAAGCTCAACCTGCCGGAGAGCACCGTCACTCAGCTGGTCAAGGTCGTCCGGCTGCTGAACCCTGCGCAAGCTGCGCCTGTGACCGACGGCGGCGCGCCGGCGGCGGGGGACGGAGGAGCCGCGCGGCCCAGCGACGCAGGCAAACAGCCACGCGCGCCGGGTGACGCAGGCGAGACCCCTCCGGCGTCGCCCGACGCCGGCAAACGACCATGA
- a CDS encoding sigma 54-dependent Fis family transcriptional regulator, protein MREPAAHTDLATRAAVTRDGPPDELVLVVVSGKARGQRVPVGDLVRIGKAPDNDLVLPDDTVSRHHCELSRSPTGILIRDLDSTNHTRVGRTTVREATVESGATITVGDVDVILRSEPNRAHILPSEASEFGEALGPSLAMRTLFGVLEHIAGTDAPVLLEGETGTGKDVLARSIHQKSRHAAEPFVVVDCGAISYNLIESELFGHERGAFTGAVAMRQGAFETAGTGTVFLDEVGELPIDVQPKLLRVLENGDFRRVGGNKTFKAKARILAATKRNLKEEVERGKFREDLYFRLAVVPIHVPALRQRREDIPMLVEHFLSLAKTRDPNAASVHLAKDTISALGAHDWPGNVRELRNVLDRAIYIATASGQTDVRLVDLPVSAKTPAAGPAAFEFDASETYREVKTRFETEFEKAFVGWLLERHAGNISAAARHAKMDRKHLYDLARKHGLRG, encoded by the coding sequence ATGAGAGAGCCTGCAGCGCACACCGATCTGGCCACACGTGCGGCGGTGACCCGCGACGGGCCGCCGGACGAGCTGGTGCTGGTGGTGGTCAGCGGAAAGGCCCGCGGTCAGCGTGTTCCGGTCGGAGATCTGGTGCGCATCGGCAAGGCACCGGACAACGATCTGGTGTTGCCCGACGACACCGTCTCCCGACATCACTGCGAGCTCTCCCGCAGCCCCACCGGGATCTTGATCCGCGATCTGGACTCGACGAATCACACACGCGTCGGCCGCACAACCGTGCGCGAAGCCACCGTCGAATCGGGCGCCACCATCACGGTCGGAGACGTCGACGTCATCTTGCGCAGCGAGCCCAACCGCGCGCACATCTTGCCCAGCGAGGCCTCCGAGTTCGGCGAGGCGCTCGGCCCGAGCCTGGCCATGCGCACGCTGTTCGGTGTGCTCGAACACATAGCCGGGACCGACGCGCCCGTGTTGCTGGAGGGGGAGACCGGGACGGGCAAAGACGTGCTGGCGCGCAGCATTCACCAGAAGAGCCGCCACGCCGCCGAGCCGTTCGTGGTCGTCGACTGCGGCGCCATCAGCTACAACCTGATCGAGAGCGAGCTGTTCGGCCACGAGCGCGGAGCGTTCACCGGCGCGGTCGCCATGCGCCAAGGGGCGTTCGAGACCGCTGGCACCGGCACGGTGTTCCTGGACGAGGTCGGCGAGCTCCCCATCGACGTGCAGCCGAAGCTCTTGCGCGTGCTGGAGAACGGCGACTTCCGACGCGTGGGTGGCAACAAGACCTTCAAGGCCAAGGCGCGCATCTTGGCTGCGACCAAGCGCAACCTGAAGGAAGAGGTCGAGCGCGGCAAATTCCGCGAAGATCTCTACTTCCGCCTGGCGGTCGTGCCGATCCACGTGCCGGCGCTACGCCAGCGGCGTGAGGACATCCCGATGCTGGTCGAGCACTTCCTCAGCCTCGCCAAGACGCGCGACCCGAACGCGGCCAGCGTGCACCTCGCCAAGGACACCATCTCGGCCCTCGGCGCCCACGATTGGCCGGGCAACGTCCGGGAGCTGCGCAACGTGCTCGATCGGGCCATCTACATCGCGACGGCCAGCGGGCAGACCGACGTACGCCTCGTCGATCTCCCGGTCAGCGCCAAGACTCCGGCGGCTGGACCTGCGGCGTTCGAGTTCGACGCCAGCGAGACCTACCGCGAGGTCAAGACCCGCTTCGAGACCGAGTTCGAGAAGGCCTTCGTGGGGTGGTTGCTCGAGCGCCACGCGGGCAACATCTCCGCCGCCGCCCGCCACGCCAAGATGGACCGCAAACACCTGTACGACCTGGCGCGTAAACACGGGCTGCGCGGCTAG